In Eulemur rufifrons isolate Redbay chromosome 29, OSU_ERuf_1, whole genome shotgun sequence, one DNA window encodes the following:
- the ARL4A gene encoding ADP-ribosylation factor-like protein 4A, with the protein MGNGLSEQTSILSSLPSFQSFHIVILGLDCAGKTTVLYRLQFNEFVNTVPTKGFNTEKIKVTLGNSKTVTFHFWDVGGQEKLRPLWKSYTRCTDGIVFVVDSVDVERMEEAKTELHKITRISENQGVPVLIVANKQDLRNSLSLSEIEKLLAMGELSSSTPWHLQPTCAIIGDGLKEGLEKLHDMIIKRRKMLRQQKKKR; encoded by the coding sequence ATGGGGAATGGACTATCAGAACAGACTTCTATCCTGTCCAGCCTACCTTCATTTCAGTCCTTCCACATTGTTATTCTGGGTTTGGACTGTGCTGGAAAGACAACTGTCTTATACAGGCTGCAGTTCAATGAATTTGTAAATACTGTACCTACCAAAGGATTTAACACTGAGAAAATTAAGGTAACCTTGGGAAATTCTAAAACAGTCACTTTTCACTTCTGGGATGTAGGTGGTCAGGAGAAATTAAGGCCACTGTGGAAGTCATATACCAGATGCACAGATGGCATCGTGTTTGTTGTGGACTCTGTTGATGTTGAAAGGATGGAAGAAGCCAAAACTGAACTTCATAAAATAACTAGGATATCAGAAAATCAAGGAGTCCCTGTACTTATAGTTGCTAACAAACAAGACTTGAGGAACTCATTGTCTCTCTCAGAAATTGAGAAATTGTTAGCAATGGGTGAACTGAGTTCATCAACTCCTTGGCATTTGCAGCCTACCTGTGCAATCATAGGAGATGGACTAAAGGAAGGACTTGAGAAACTACATGATatgataattaaaagaagaaaaatgttgcggcaacagaagaagaaaagatga